One window of the Paenibacillus beijingensis genome contains the following:
- a CDS encoding diguanylate cyclase → MGKRILIVDDEPDNIHILRIFLASLQYEIFVAESGTEALAAVKVITPDLILLDVMMPDMSGFDICKQLISMADFDIPIIFLSANVQKKDIMKGLQLGAFDYLTKPYDLDLLEMKVSIALNQQKKLANLQQDNKLLAELAYVDALTGLYNRTYLDVMIQKINEGDKTFKSAMMIDMDHFKAINDTFGHIIGDQVLKDIANIIFSQISVNQDMAFRYGGDEFLVLLHDEQTSVEVAHSIIKAVDEIKVGSEPGKQLHVSVSIGVTHNVNRQTLLQMISQADCALLGAKNNGRNRVTVY, encoded by the coding sequence TTGGGTAAGAGAATTCTCATCGTTGACGACGAACCAGACAACATACACATTCTTCGAATTTTTTTGGCTTCATTGCAGTATGAGATCTTTGTTGCCGAATCGGGAACGGAAGCGCTGGCAGCTGTCAAGGTAATCACACCGGATCTCATCTTATTGGATGTGATGATGCCGGACATGTCGGGGTTTGATATCTGCAAGCAATTGATAAGCATGGCTGATTTCGATATTCCTATCATTTTTCTGTCCGCTAACGTGCAAAAGAAAGATATTATGAAGGGCCTGCAGCTGGGAGCTTTCGATTATCTCACCAAGCCTTATGACCTTGATTTGCTTGAAATGAAAGTGTCGATTGCGCTGAATCAACAGAAGAAGCTGGCGAACTTGCAGCAGGATAATAAGCTTCTTGCGGAATTGGCTTATGTAGATGCCTTAACAGGCTTATATAACCGTACCTACTTGGATGTTATGATTCAAAAAATTAACGAAGGCGACAAAACCTTTAAATCCGCGATGATGATTGATATGGATCATTTTAAAGCGATTAACGACACGTTCGGCCATATCATCGGAGATCAGGTGCTGAAAGATATAGCCAACATCATTTTTTCTCAAATATCGGTCAATCAGGATATGGCTTTCCGGTATGGAGGAGACGAATTTTTAGTATTGCTGCACGATGAACAAACTTCCGTTGAAGTAGCCCATTCCATTATTAAAGCGGTCGATGAGATAAAGGTTGGCAGCGAGCCCGGCAAACAATTACACGTTTCCGTAAGTATCGGCGTGACCCATAATGTGAACCGCCAGACTTTACTACAGATGATATCGCAGGCAGATTGTGCGCTGCTTGGGGCCAAAAACAACGGCCGAAATCGGGTAACGGTTTACTAA